tacatatatatcaaatGTGTATGATacagaaattgtttttttgcagGTTCTACTCTGCAGAGATGGTGGTTGCGCTACAGTTTCTGCACTACAATGGCATCATCCATCGGTCAGTTCAATCTCCGTTCTCTCCTCTAGAATATTATGGAATGTCTAGtttccatttatatttattgttagcaTGATACACAGCTTAATGCAGTGGCTTTACTATAGAGAGAGCGGGGGACAGTATGGGCCAGACGTCAGgtgtctgcttcctttatagctgCTCTAGTCTCCAAAGTTATACATGCCCGCTGTACATATTCAGCAGGGGGCGCCGGCTGGGTACCTGTGTGCAATGGGAACCTCCAAAGATtcttttgcaggggggcctggcggTTCTCAGTACACCACTGGCTTGGTGGATTGTCATAGAATTTGTTTGGGAATACAGTACTTAACACAGCAGGCATGTAAGTGTAAAGCAATGTGCCACCCCTTCCCTCACTGGCACAGCTTGTGCCCATTTATTCACATTCTGCTAACACTAATGTTTCCGCCTCTGGTATCTGGGGCAATCAGTTAGGGACATTTACTTTTAGTGACTCAGACTGTCTGTCCAGGCTCACAATAAATTGTGGTTTAAGcctttgtattttacattttagtttacctgcataatatttatttactgtacattttcttttttattaaatagcatgtatttgtccttttctttttaatactTAGCTTCATTGTTTCTAGGTTATCTTATACCAAAAATATCTATAGTTATTTTAGTTATCATTCTCAGAACTTtactcagttacagtatattgtacattcATTGTCCCCCATGCGTATGTTGCAGTGATCTCAAGCCTGACAACATCTTGGTGGATAACGACGGACACATCAAGATCTGCGACTTCGGCATCGCTGCTGTAGGAATGTTCGCCGGATGGAAGATCAGGGGATTGGCCGGAACACCTGGATACCGTGCGCCAGaggtcagaattttttttataacaaaatgtATACACAGTGGCATTAATATCTCTTTCcctcatatgtaattaaaggtactaagtttgcccaggaccagtaaccaatagcaaccaataagatgtttgctttaatacaggtgaccagtaaattatacctttagttgctatgggttactgctcctgggcaaacttagtgccttttacaacATAATCCCTTATGTCTGTTCTTCCATGGACATCTTTGCAACTTTGCTCTGTCCTTTAGgccattttactgtatattttaaccCAACAATAGAACATTTTGATAATATAAACAAGAAAGGGAAAAATGCCCCAATCAGTCAGAATATACAAAGGGGTCCAAACCTTTGCCTTTTATATATTCCCTAGGTTATTGGCCCTCATTTAGCAAAGTGTTACTCTAGATTTAAGACCCAATTAGAAATGCAATTTCACTgtctttaatgtaactgtgttTCTATTATCCTGAAATAATTGGTTCTTTTTTTCTAAAGATGTTGTCATTGGAGGCGTATGACGCCGGAGTGGACTGGTGGTCGCTTGGTGTCATCATGTATGAAATGGCCACTGGCAGGCTGCCATTTGTCCCATCGCTTGATCCTGCTAGGGAGTTTGTTGATATGAAACAGACGAAGGTTGATTATCCAAGTCACATGAGCCAGGAAATGCTGGACCTTCTGCCAAAGGTCAGTAGGAACAATTACACACTGGGAAGTGAATTCATTGACTACTTGCACTGCTTGCTACTTTTGCACATTCAAAATCTGGGGTCAGGTACATGGGGGCAGTACTTCTTTCAAGCAGAGTGAATATATTCCATGACCTCCCCTCCTCTACTGCAATGAGTTATATTTGCTTTCACTCCCACCGATGTACACAGTGCTCTCATTTCAATTTAGAgggatagatatagatacattTTGTGGCCACTAAAATTTCTTGAAGAGCTGGAGTTCAACCACAGCCCTTGCATTGAACAGCCCTCTATGGTTGAATGGTGTCTGATTAAACATCTGTTTTATTCtgataaatgttctttttttttttttttaagcttctgGAGATGGACAATAACAACCGTTTAGGACTAAATGGGAACATCAGGGAACATCAATTCTATGCCGGAATCAACTGGAGTGAGGTGGAAAGGAGAACAACTCGGACACCTTTCAAGCCCAAAATTGTAAGTATATGGCTACCCCAAGCAAAGGCATGTGTCTCCCCACATTCACCCTGCAGTGCCACTTTTTAGATCTGAGtttgactcacaagtaaaaatagtgggggatccctggcttaactTTTGCCATACCTCTACAACATCTACATGTAAGTGTATTGCACCACTGACAGCAGGGAAGGCTACGTTTTTATTTGGGGAGGCCAATAGGCTATTTGCTTTATTGGACCTTTTTGTAGAATTTCATAGGAGGCAGTTGTTTTTTTGCAGAGGCTGAGCCTCCATATAcctttttatgtcatttttttctttgcattcaaCTCAGACTATTTGAAGGACATAAATACTTGAACCTTCTAAACATTTTCAGGGATATTCCCTTAATTGTCAGTAAGTAGGTTGGTAATTGACAGCTGAATTGAGAAACTTATTATGTCCCTGTTCCATGAATTTTCCTGTTACCATGAAGTAAGGAACCTTCTTAAACATACAGTGCAGAATTTTAACATcatacatacaaaacatacaCATCATACAAAAATATGTGCCCGTATTGTAGAATGTGTCATGTTCATGCTTACAAATTAAATACTGTAATGCAACTAAGTGTTTGCATTCTTTTTATAGCCACCAGCAgataaattaaaagaaattaaaccGGGATTCTGCACCGAGACCTCCGAGGAAAATAAGCTAGAAGACTTCTCCAATGTGGATTCCAACTGGAATTGGCAGGAGTAAAGCATTTTCTGTGCTCATGGGGACTAACAGCAAACTCCCTGTGCAACAAGTGATCAGGGCAACATACCATCCATGGCAAATTCCATCTGTGGACATCAGATCTGCCATCAGCTGCAAGTGTTTGCCTGTATAGCCAACTACATCAGCACCACACGGGATCCTAGATAAAAAGAAGAGGCAACTTGAAGAAGAAGACATCGTGGGAGGCCAGAAGAGCTGCGAGCTGGATTCTCTAAATGGATTTTGGACAAAGTCCCACAGACCCTTGGATAAGGGTCAACATCTATACTGAACATACAGTGCACTTATGGTAAGCCAGTGCACTGTTAATTAACAGCGTTCAGTATTTTTCAATTTCTTTATATAGGGTAAGGTTAGTTGGGGTAAGTGGGGTAAGTATTCTAAGGTAAGAATCTTTCTTTTCTATCTCCTCTCCCATTCTGTTACCATAGATAGGATAAGTTATATTATAGGATTATTTCTTATCTTCTCTCCAATTCTTATTTTCTTCTCTAATTCTTTCTCTAACCTTCCTTTTCACCTTTAATAtaagttaagtaaaaaaaaaaaaaaatatatatagatagcaTAAGTTATATAATTAGGATTATTTCTTATCTTCTCTCCAGTTCTTATTTTCTTCTCTAATTCTTTTTTCTAACCTTCCTTTTTTTTAACTCAAGTTTTTTTATTGAGTATTTGtgcaaagttacattttattgcagATTCAACAAAATATCAGTTGTTACATacataacagtaaaaaaaaggaaataattgtacAGGTTTTGGAAGGTTTTGATTACTGTTTTGGTAGGTAAACCTAGGTGGTGTGGTATTTTGCTAGAAATAGGTGTGTTGTAATACTTAGTGGGCTGTTATAAATTTGCTGTTGCTTGGTCTTTGTGCCAGGGATCCCAAATTAAGGCTAACTTATCTTTGCGGTCTTGTGTATCAGATGTCATTTTTTCCATTACTGCTCTGAGATTGACTTGTTGGATTAGGTGTTGTAAATTCGGGGTGGAAGGTTGTTTCCACACTTTTGCAATAAGAGAGAATGCTGTGTTAAAGATATGGAATAAGTTTTTTATTTGGTGGTAGTATGTCTGGAGGGTATAGTTGCAGTAGTGCGGTTGTACAGGTAGG
The genomic region above belongs to Xenopus tropicalis strain Nigerian chromosome 9, UCB_Xtro_10.0, whole genome shotgun sequence and contains:
- the LOC101735020 gene encoding protein kinase C theta type translates to MCLIPKDENAKKKSRVEVRRPPPLDIQSYTFHRKLGEGTGGKVMLASFAPKKQLVAIKIVQKKPNKCNYPWIMMEAQLSKFARECPFLCHSHATFQSKAQAFFVLEYAGGGTLYRMISRQKTLPTKSIQFYSAEMVVALQFLHYNGIIHRDLKPDNILVDNDGHIKICDFGIAAVGMFAGWKIRGLAGTPGYRAPEMLSLEAYDAGVDWWSLGVIMYEMATGRLPFVPSLDPAREFVDMKQTKVDYPSHMSQEMLDLLPKLLEMDNNNRLGLNGNIREHQFYAGINWSEVERRTTRTPFKPKIPPADKLKEIKPGFCTETSEENKLEDFSNVDSNWNWQE